GTAGTAGCTTTGCAGTTAAATAAAAAAGTAGTTAAATCATCTACAATTTTAAAATTAACAACAACTAATGAAATTAAAATAATCCGAGAGTAAAATTTAATTTCTTTGTGATAATCACCTCTAGAATTTCTATTAAAATTTATTTTTTGATTATTTACACCTAATACTATTATGCGTTATAAAACACCCAATTACTTAAAATTTTTATATGTAAACATTTTAAGTTTGTTCATTTTTGTTACTCTATTAAGAATTGCTTTTTATAGTTTGTTTATTGGTAAATTAACTGTTGATTTCAGTGATTTAATCCAAGCTATTTCTTTTGGTATTCGATTCGATTTAAAGTTAGCAATATTAGCTTTTGTACCGATAGCTTTCGGTTACTTTATATCCAAATATTTTTTTGTTAAGAAAATTGGTAAAATTATTTATCTTATATATACGAGTCTTTTGTATTTGATTATTTTATCTTTTTACTTGTTTGATTTTGGTCATTATAGTTATTTAAATTTAAGAGTCAATGCAAGTGCATTACGTTTTTTGGAAAATTTAAAAATTTCTACTCAAGTTTTTATGGAAAGCTATCCTGTTTATAAGGGAATAACTGTAATTTTAGTATTTTTTTTATTGTTGATAAAATATCATAGTTGGCTTTATACTAAATTTTCAAAAACCAATTTTGTGTCAACAAAAAAGAATAAAGTTATATTTTCAATAATTACATTATTAGTATTGACTTTTGGAGTATATAGCAGTTTACAGCATTATCCATTAAGGTGGAGTCAAGCTTTTTTTTCGAGTAATAAAGATTTGAATCAATTTTCATTGAACCCTGTATTATATTTTTTTGATAGTTTTAAGTTTAGAAATGAAAGTTACAGTATTGAGAAAACAAAAAAATACGCTCCTATAATTAATAATTATTTAGGTGTTAATTCTGATTCTATTAATTTTGAAAGAAAAAGTATCTTTAAGGATACTATAAAAAATAAACCAAATGTTGTTTTTGTAATGCTAGAGTCTGTAGGTAATGCATCTTTAAGTTACTATGGCAACCCTATTAAGAGTACACCTGTATTAGATAGTTTAATGAAAGAGAGTATCAGTTTTACCAATCATTATGTACATAAAGCAACAACGGCAGGAAGTGTTTTTAGTAGTATAACAGGTTTACCAGATATTGATAATGTAAAATCTGCTTCAAGAAACCCGATGATTATAAACCAACGAGTATTATTTAATCAGTTTAAGGATTATCAAAAATTATACTTATTAGGTGGTAGTGCTAATTGGGCGAATATTAGAGCAGTTTTTCAGGCAAATATTAATGATTTAAAAATTTATGAAGAAGGTAGTTATGAAGAGGAGAATAGAGCTGATGTTTGGGGGATAGATGATTATGATTTATTTAAAGAAGCTGATAAAATATTTAAGAAAATACATGATTCAAAGAAGCCATTTGTAGCATATTTACAAACGGCTACCAATCATATGCCGTTTACGGTGCCCGAAAAAAAAGAAAGTTATATTCCTTTGAAAGAACAAGATATTGATAAAAAGGTACTTGAAGAGTCTGGATTTAAATCAGTAGCACAATTAAATGCGCTTAGATATTTAGATTTTAATATAAATGAATTTCTAAAGAGAGCTAAAAAATCAGGATATTACGATAATACTATTTTTGTTTTTTTTGGAGATCATCAAACAGCAATGAATACAGTAACACATTTTAGACCAACTCATGCTCAATTAGGTCTTTTAATGCATAATGTTCCTTTTATTATTCATGCACCAAAATTAGTAGCACCTAAAGAAATAACAAAAAATGCTCATTTAGTAGATGTTGTTCCAACAGTTATGAGTTTAATAAAGCAAGATCATATTAATTATACATTGGGGCGTAATGTTTTAGATAGTTTACAAAAAAAACCTTTTTCTTTTATCTGTAGAAATATAAAAGGAGAACCAGCTTCTGGTATTATTAAAGATTCATTATATTATTATAAAACAGTTTATAATAAAAAGTATCAATTAATAAATTTGAAAAATAATTCATTAAAAGATATTAGTAAAAAAAATAAAGAACTAACTAAAAAGATGGATGATTTGCTTAGTTCCTTTTATCATAGTACAAAATATTTATATTTTAATAATAAAAAATAATTTAATAATCATCTTTACAGAATAATTAGATGCAAGAACAATACTATAAAGAGGCCATTTCTGCTGAAATATTTCAATACATAAGTAAAGCAACAGAAGAATTACAATTAGAAAGTTATGTAATTGGAGGTTTTGTACGTGATTTTATTTTACAAAGAGGTGTTGCAAAAGATATAGATGTAGTTGCTGTTGGTAGCGGAATAGAATTAGCAGAAAGAGTAGCTTCTTTGTTACCAAACAAACCAAAGGTTCAAGTTTTTAAAACATACGGAACAGCAATGTTACGATATAAAGATATTGAAATAGAGTTTGTAGGAGCTCGCAAAGAATCTTATAAAGAAAATAGTAGAAATCCAGAAGTAAAGGCAGGTTCGTTGCAAGATGATCAAAATAGGCGTGATTTTACTATAAACGCATTGGCTTTAAGTTTAAATAAGGAAACATTCGGCTTATTATTAGATCCTTTTGATGGAATGTCAGATTTAGAATCTAAAATAATAAAAACCCCCTTAGATCCTGATATTACATATTCAGATGATCCGTTACGGATGATGCGTGCCATTCGTTTTGCAGCACAGTTGAATTTTGTAATAGAAGCTGAATCTTTAAGTGCTATTGCAAAAAATGCAAAACGTATAGATATTATTACCAAAGAACGAATAATTGTTGAGTTAAATAAAGTATTAGATTCATCTAAGCCTTCTGTTGGTTTTTTATTGCTAGAGGAAACAGGATTATTAGAACGAATTATCCCAGAACTGATAGCTTTAAAAGGGGTTGAGGAACTAGAAGGGCAAAAACATAAAGATAATTTTTATCATACTTTAGAAGTTGTTGATAATATCTCTAAAAACACTGAGGATGTTTGGCTTCGTTGGGCAGCATTGTTGCACGATATAGGTAAGGCACCAACAAAACGTTATCATAAAAAACAAGGATGGACATTTCATGCACATGAATTTGTAGGTTCTAAAATGGTGTATAAATTATTTAAGCGATTAAAAATGCCATTGAACAATAAAATGAAATTTGTTCAAAAAATGGTAATGTTAAGTTCTCGACCAATTGTTTTAGCAAGTGATGTAACCGATTCAGCAGTTCGAAGGTTGGTCTTTGATGCCGGAGATGACGTAGATTCTTTAATGACTCTATGTGAGGCAGATATAACAACAAAAAATCCTAAAAAATTTAGTCGTTATCATAAAAATTTTGAACTCGTTCGTGATAAAATTAAAGAAGTAGAAGAGCGAGATAAAGTACGTAATTTTCAACCACCCATTACAGGTGAAGAAATTATGAAAGCTTTTAATTTAACACCGTGTAGAGAAATAGGAGAGATAAAAGAAGCTATCAAAGAAGCTATTTTAGAAGGTGAAATACCGAATGAACATGAAGCTTGTTATGATTTTATGATAGTAAAAGGGAAGAAGCTAGGTTTAGAAATATGTAATTAAAATTTTAAAATATAAAAAAAAGGAAAGTTTATGAACTTTCCTTTTTTTTTTATTAATTATAAATATTTAAGCTAGTGATTGCATACTCACTAATTTATAATACTCACCTTTTTTAGCTAATAATTCATCATGTTTCCCTTGTTCTACGATTTGGCCTTTTTTCATAACAACTATTTTATCAGCATTTTGAATGGTAGATAATCGATGTGCAATAACTAAAGATGTTCTATTTTTCATCATTTTTTCTAAAGCTATTTGAACTAACTGTTCAGATTCGGTATCTAAAGCGGAAGTTGCTTCATCTAAAATCATAATTGGAGGGTTTTTTAAAACAGCTCTTGCGATAGCAATTCGTTGTTGCTGACCACCAGACAATGAACTACCTCTATCACCAATTATAGTTTGGTATTTCAGAGGGAAATCATTGATGAAATCAGCGGCATTTGCTATTATAGCCGCGTTTTCAATTTCTTTATCAGTAGCAAAAGGTTTACTTAATTTTATATTATTAGCAATTGTATCATTAAATAAAGTGGCATCTTGTGCTACAACTCCTGTTAATCCTCGAAGTGATTTTTTAGAAACGTCTTTTATATTATTACCATCAATAAAAATATCACCTTTGTTTAGATCATAAAAACGAGTAATTAAGTTTGCTAAAGTAGATTTTCCGCTACCAGATTGTCCTACTAAAGCAACTGTTTTTCCTTTAGGAATTGTTAATGAAAAGTTTTTTAAAATATAGCTTTCGTCATATTTAAACGAAATGTTTTTAAATTGAATTTCCTCTTTAAAAATGGTTAACTCTTTAGGGTTATCAAGTTCGATTAATTCATTTTTGGTATCGATAACTTCAAAAATTCTTTGTGCAGCGGCGTTTCCGATCTTAATATTATTATTAGCTTTTGCAATTGCTTTTGCTGGTGTAAGTATATTGTAAGCTGCAGCCATAAAACCAATAAAAGTACCACCTAGTAATGTTTTATCAATCAAAACCATTTTACCACCATACCAAAGAAGCCCTGCAATTGTAACAATTCCTAAAAACTCACTCATAGGACTAGCTAGGGTTTCTTTTTTACTCATTTTGTTAGATAATAATCTAATATCTTCTGTTTGAGTATTAAATTTTGAGGTAAATAATTGTTCAGCGTTAAAAGCTTTAATAATTTTTAATCCAGAAATACTTTCTTCTAAAATTCCTAAGAGCCCACCGATTTTATAAGAAATTTCACCAGATTGTTCTTTTATTTTTTTACTTATAAATGAAATAACTAAACCAGAAACAGGAATAAAAGTAAAAATGAAAATAGATAATTCCCAACTTGTTTTTACCATTACAAACAATGTAAAAATAATATTTAATGGTTCCCTTATAAAAGTGATGATTAAATTAAGATAAGAATTATTAATAGTATTTACATCATTAGTACTACGAGCAATAATATCACCTTTGTTTTGTTTCAAAAAAAAAGAAAGTGGTAACGTTATTATTTTTTGATAAATAATTGTTCTAAGATCCTTTAATACATTATTTTTTAAAAAAACCATGGTTAGTTGTCCTAAATAACTAAATAAATTTTTAAGTAAAAAAACAATAATTACACATAGTACTACATATAGCAGCGTTTTTTCCTGTCCATAATTTTCATTTGTGTGGGTAACATAATAATTTAATAAATTACTTAAATATTCTTTATTTAGAGAATTACTAAAACCTAAAAATTGAGGTTTTATAAAAACTTTGGGTGTTTCGCCAAATAAAATATTTAAAGTAGGCATTAAAATAACGTATGATAGAGTGGTAAATAACGCATACAAAATATTAAGAATAATACTTAATATTCCAATTGATTTATAAGGACGTGCGTAATTAAAAAATCTTTTAAAATAATTCATCTATAAATTTAATCCTTTGATAATTCTTTGAATTTTAGTGTCTAATTCTTTTTCAACAGCAACTGCATTATTAATAGTGTCTAAGGTTGTTCTTACACTAAAATAGAATTTTATTTTTGGTTCAGTCCCACTAGGACGAGCTGCTATTTTTGTACCATCTGTAGTTTGATAAATTAGTACATTCGATTTAGGAATATCCATAATTACCTCTTCACCAGTAATCAAATTCTTTCTAATAGACGCTTGATAATCATATAAAAACTCCACTTTTTTATCGTCTATTTCAGTAAAAGGAGCACTACGTAAATCTGCCATCATTTGTTTGATTTCATTAGCACCATCCATTCCTTTTTTAACAATAGAAATTAAGTGTTCTTTATAAAAATGATGACGTGTGTATAAAGTTAATAATTCATTGTAAAAAGAACTATCGTTTGCTTTTGTATTTGCGGCAATTTCGCAAGCTAATAAAGCAGCAGTTACAGCATCTTTATCACGAACAAAATCACCAACCATATAACCAAAACTTTCTTCACCACCACCTATAAAATCAAGTTCTGGGTGGTCTTTAATCATCTTAGCTATCCATTTAAAACCTGTTAATCCAACTTTAGTTTCTACACCATAAGATTCAGCAATTTCATTTACTAAATTAGTTGATACAATTGTAGATCCTACAAATTGTTTTCCGTTTAATTTACCTTGCTTTTCCCAGTCATTAATTAAAAAATAGGTCATCATACTCATAGTTTGATTTCCGTTTAATAATTTCATATTACCTTCTAAGTCACGAACAGCAATACCTATTCTGTCCGAATCAGGGTCAGTTCCTAAAACAATATCAGCATCAATTTTATTCGCTAAATCAACAGCCATTTGTAATGCTTCCGGTTCTTCTGGATTTGGTGATTTTACAGTAGGGAAACTTCCATTAGGCTCAGCTTGTTCTTCAACAATATGAACTTGTGCATATCCAGCACGTTTTAAAACTTCAGGAATTAATTTAATAGCAGTACCATGTAAAGAAGTAAAAACAATTTTTAAATCTTCACGGCCTTTTACATTAAAAGTTCCGTTTTTAATAGATGCTAACCAAAAAGCTTCGTCTATTTCATTTCCTATAGAAGAAATAAGGTTTTCATTGGAGTTAAAGTTAATATCTGTATATTCTAAAGAATTTACTTCGTTAATAATTCCTTTATCTTCTGGAGGTACGATTTGACCACCATCAGACCAGTATACTTTGTATCCGTTATATTCTGGAGGATTATGAGAAGCTGTCAATACAATACCAACATCACATCCTAAATGATTTACCGCAAATGATAACTCGGGGGTAGGGCGTAGGTCTTCAAAAAGAAAAACTTTAATATTATTTGCAGAAAAAACATCCGCAACAACTTTAGATAACCATTTACTATCATGACGACAGTCATAACCAATGGCTACTTTTAATTCTTTCTTAGGATAAATTTGGTGTAAATAATTACTTAAACCTTGCGTTGCTTTACCTAAAGTATATTTATTTATTCGATTGGTTCCTGCTCCGACGATACCACGCATTCCGCCAGTACCAAATTCTAAATTTTTATAAAAGCGATCAGCTAAATCACTAGAGTTAATCTCTATTAATCGTTGAATCTCATTTTTAGTTTCTGAATCAAATGAGTCAGAAAGCCATAATTTTGCTTTATTTAATGTCTCTTTCATATGTCAAATTTATAAAGTACAAAAGTACATGTTTTAAAAATTCAATTTTTCTTTAATTGCATAATGTTTTTGTTGCGGATTACTTTTTATAATTAATTCACCTAAAAAACCAGCTAAAAATAAAAGTGTTCCTAAAACCATTGATGTTAAAGCAATGTAAAACCAAGGATTGTTTGTTACCAAAATGGTTTTTACACTAGTAGATAAATGGTAGATTTTTAACACCCCAATAAAAAAAGCGGCTAAAAAACCGAATATAAACATTAAACTACCCCAAAGGCCAAAGAAATGCATTGGGCGTTTTCCGAACTTAGAAAGAAAAGAAATAGTAATTAAATCTAAAAACCCGTTAATAAAACGATCCATACCAAATTTAGTAACACCATATTTACGAGCTTGGTGTTGCACTATTTTTTCGCCAATATTATTAAAACCTTCATTTTTCGCTAATACGGGAATATAACGATGCATTTCACCACTTACTTTTACTGTCTTAATGACTTCGTTTTTGTAGGCTTTTAAACCACAATTAAAATCATTTAATTTTAAACCAGATGTTTTACGGGCTGCCCAATTAAATAATTTAGATGGAATGTTTTTCGTCATAACATTATCATAACGTTTCTTTTTCCATCCAGAAATTAAATCGAAATTTTTATCATTTATTAAATTGTATAAACCAGGGATTTCATCAGGACTATCCTGTAGGTCGGCGTCCATTGTTATAACAACTCTTCCTTTGGCTAAACCAAAACCGGCATCTAAAGCCTGAGATTTACCATAGTTTTTTTGAAAACGAATTCCTTTTACTGATTTATTTTTTTCTGATAATTGTTCAATTACTTGCCAAGAAGTGTCGGTGCTACCGTCATCAATAAATATAATTTCATATAAATAATTATTGGATTGCATAACCGTTGCAATCCAATTGTGTAATTCTTGTAAAGATTCTTCTTCGTTAAGAAGTGGTATTACTACCGATATATTCATATTTATTTGGTACAAAATTTAAAAAGGTAAAGTTACGAAGTCTTTCGTAAACTTTATAACTTTACCTTTTTAAAAGTATTCTTTAATATTGATCCTCTTCAGTTTTTTTCATAATTGCCCCTGCAATAGCTGAAGTTACAAAACCTAAAAAGACATAAAATAATAAACCTAAAGCATCACCAATAATTGTTCCTTGAAATTTAGATTGCATAGCTAATTGAGCTTCAATTTGTTCTTCTGTTAAACCAGCATCTAAAAATTTTCCTGTTTGAAATTCATTAAGTTGGTTATAAAAATCTGGTTCAATAACACCTGTAAATATATGAGTATATAAAATACTAATAAGAGCACCTAAAGCAACAATACCAACACCAATCTTTATAGCTTGTCCCCAGGCTAAAAAGCCATAATTTTCTTTTTTGAATTTTTTGATTGCTAAAGTAGGTAGACCTATAATACAAACAGCTAAGGCAATCATATTAATTACACCACCTATTGTATCAAATGTCATTCCTAATGCATATATTATTAAATTGATGAAAATTATAATGCCACCATAAATTAATCCGTAATTTAAAATAATGTTTTTACTATTTGCTTGATTTTCCATTTTATGAATTTAGTTAGTTTAACAAATGTATTATTTTGCTTTTGAATCGAAGTTATCTCAAAAAAAGTTATTTAACAATATGTTAGTATTCAAATAGTTAAAAATGTTACAAAAAAAACTAACTTTTTTTCATTGTTTTATCAAAACAAGGACGTAGATTTGCAGCGGCAAGTCCTACACAACTAGCTCCCTTTGAATCCCCCAGGGCGGGAACGCAGCAAGGGTATTAGGTTGTAGCAGTGTGATGTAGGTAGCTTGCCTTTTTTTGTACCCAATACTTTCGTAAAACTACTCTTCTTTTAAATTAATATTACTTCTTGGGTGGTGTAATTCTACTACTTCTTTCAAATAACTAGTATCTAAATGTACATAAATCTCAGTAGTTGTAATACTTTCATGACCTAACAATTGTTGTATAACACGTAAATCAGCACCATTCTTTAATAAATAGGTAGCAAATGAGTGTCGTAAAGTATGCGGGCCAATACTTTTTTTAAGATTTGTTTTTATTGCTAATTCTTTAAGTATAATGAAGATCATTTGACGGGTTAAACGTTTTCCTCGCCTATTTAAGAAAATAATATCTTCCTCTTTTTCTTTGGGTGTAATTTTAGAACGAATATCATTAATATAAAAGTTTAAACGACGAATTGTTGTAATGTGTATAGGTACAAAACGATACTTATTTCCTTTTCCTAGTATTTGTATATAGCCATCATTAAAAAATAAATCAGATAATTGTAAGTTAATTAACTCACTTACTCGCAAACCACAACTATAAATAGTTTCAATAATTGTTTTGTTTCGTTCTCCTTGCGAATGTGTTAAATCGATAGCTGCAATTAAAGCATCAATTTCTTCTTTTTCTAAAGTATCAGGAAGTTTTCTCGTAATATTAGGACTTTCTATTAAATCAGTAGGGTTATCTTTTCTATAGTCTTCAAAAACTAAATAATCAAAGAAACTACGTAAGCCTGAAATTAAACGAGCTTGACTTCGTGGATTAATATTTTTACTAGTAACATATATAAATTGCTGAATAATTTCTGAAGTAATATATATAGGACTATAAGAACTAGCTAGGTCGTTAATAAACAAAACAAGCTTTTTTATGTCTCTATTATAGCTGTCAATAGAGTTTTTAGAGAGCCCTTTTTCAATTTTTAAATAGTTTGTATAATCAGATGTTGCTTGTTTCCAATTCATTATGAAAAATATGTTTTTTTAACATGAAATAAGAGGGGAGAGGACCAGAATATTACTAGTTTTGCAGGACAAAAATAATTAATAAAATTAAAAAGTAATGAAAAAATTATTATTAGTTGCAATGATGGCTTTTGGTATAGCTGTGAATGCACAAGAGGCAGAATTAAATGTAGGTGGTACTATCGGTTTACCTGTAGGTGATGCAGATACGGCTAACATAACTGGAGCAATTGAAGCTAACTATTTATTTAAAGTTTCTCCTCAGTTTAAAGTAGGACCAACTGTTTCTTATTTACATTTTCAAGGTGATGGAGCCGATGCTGCTTTTTTACCTATAGGAGCTGCTGGTCGTTTTGATGTGTCTGAGAAATTTATTTTAGGTTTAGACTTAGGATATGGAATTGGAGTTAGGCCTTCTGAGTATACTCAAGATGGTTTTTACTACAGACCAATGGTAGGTTATAAAGCAACAGAAAAAATTACAATTCATGTTGATTATTCAGCAGTTGTTCTTGAAAACTCTACACCTGCAACTATCGGTTTAGGTGGAACTTATTCTTTTACTCTATAAAATAGAAATAAACAACGGTTTCATTTCAAAAAAAAAAAATTTTTTTGAAATAAATTTTGTGGAAGTTATAAATATATTTACTTTTGCCGAACATTAAAAAAAAAATATTTAAAATTTAAAATTATGAAAAAATTATTATTAGTTGCTATGATGGCATTTGGTATTGCTGTTAACGCACAAGAAGGACAACTTAATGTTGGAGGTACAATTGGTTTACCAGTAGGTGATGCTAGTGATGCTTTTGATGTTACAGGTGCTATTGAGGCAAATTACTTATTTAAGGTTTCTGAAAAGTTTCAAGTAGGACCATCTGTGTCTTATTTACACTTTAATGGAGAAGGAGCTGATGTTGCTTTTTTACCATTAGCTGCTGCTGCACGTTATGCTGTAGCTGAAAAAGTTACTATTGGTGCTGATTTAGGATATGGAATTGGAGTTAGACCTTCTGGTTCAAATGATGGAGGTTTTTATTATCGTGCTCTTGTTGGTTACAAAGTAACTGACAAAATTACGTTACACCTTGATTATTCTGCTGCTAGTGTAAGCCAAACTATAAGCCAAACTCTTCCTTTATTAGGAACTTTAAGTGTTGATGTAAATTCTACTTTTTCAACTTTTGGTTTAGGTGGAACTTACTCTTTTTCTTTATAATAAGAAATTACTATTATAATTATATAAAAAAGTGCTGTTATAGAAATATAACAGTACTTTTTTTTTGAAAAATATTTAAAATTATTATTATTAATTGCTATTGTAAGGTTAGGGTTTAGTAGTTAAAGCACCCCCCCTTTGGCTTTAGGTTCTTTTGAAATAGGATATGAAAAAATTATTTCAGAATCAAGTTCTGTTGAATTGGCTGTAGCTTATTCAAGTTTAAAAGTAAACACAGTAGGGGGTAAGTTGACGCTAAATCAGAGGGATTTGGAGTGTAGAAGGAAAATATAAATTTTACTTTGATGAATAAAGGCTTAGAGGATGGTGTACACAGCTTCTGTTGTATCTTACTCTAGTACTTCTTTAGATTCAGCTGGTGGTTTTTATTTCTTTTGAGCTGGAGTTGTTGTTGGATACCAATGAGTATTTGGTGGAGGAGACTTAAGTTTAGATTTAAATTTTGGAGCTCAATATGCTTAAATTAACACAAGTGGTTCTATTTTATTAACAGGTATTGAAGGATTCTTACCTAAATTAGGATTATCTTTAGTTTACGTCTGATAATCTAAATTTAGATATTATAAAAAGGGAAGCAGTTTATTTTGCTTCCCTTTTTTATACTTAAAAATTAAAAAGAGTATTTTTGTATTTTAAATAAATGAAATGAAAAAACTAATTGTTATAAACGGACCCAATTTAAATCTATTAGGAAAGCGTGAACCTGAAATATACGGAGCTAGTTCTTTTGATGAGTTTTTTAATGAATTAAAAGAAACCTATAATACTATTGAATTATATTATTTTCAATCTAATGTTGAAGGTGAAATCATAAATAAATTACATGAAGTAGGGTTTAAATACGATGGTATTATTTTAAATGCTGCTGCCTATACACATACTTCAGTTGCAATAGCTGATGCTGTAAAGGGGATTGAAACACCAGTGGTAGAGGTACATATTTCTAATGTACATTCGCGTGAAACTTTTCGACATATAAGTTACCTTGCACCTAATACAAAAGGAGTTATTACAGGTTTTGGCTTACAAAGTTATAAATTAGCGATTCAAAGTTTTTTGTAAAAACCAATATCTAAACCCTAATAAAAGCAGTAAAGGTATTAAAGTAAACGAAAGTATTTGAATTTTTATTATCCAGATAAAAGAGGTTATTAGCAAAAATATTAATAGAATAAGACAATATTTAGCTATCCAATTAGGAGGTCTTTTATTTAATAATAAAAAGGCTATAATAAAATTAGGTGCAAAAGCCCATAAGATATTAAAATTATTAGGGGCAGTTGAATGATTTGTAAAAAACCACATGTAAACAATTAATATACCTATTATTCCAGTAAAAAAGAATAATGTAAAGTCTAACCATTTACTTCTTTTGTTGTTTCTATAATCTTTATATGTTATAAATAATCCTATTAAGGAAAGTAATAAAATTACCAAAAATGGACTCACTGTATCGCTTTGTGACTTTTTTTCATCAAAATCTAATAAAATATTCGTTTTTAAAACTAAATTCTCTTCTTTTCTCTCTTTTTTTACTTTAGATAAATTTAAAGCCTCATATACATAATCAGGTAAATATAGGTATTCATTAGCTGTTGCAGTTTTATCTAATCTACTACCTAAAGCAATATTAATACCTAAACTTCCCCAAGTATTTGGATGAATTTCTTTATTCATTAATGCTCTTAAAGATAAGTTTTCAGATACGAAATTGTCATTAAAAACTAAGTTTTCACCTAGTACTTTTTTAATAATATCACGAGGTTTAGTTGCGCAATTATTAAAATATGGATCATAAAAATAACTTGCATTTTTTGGGTCAGCGTTTATTTCTAAAAATTGAAAAATTTCATTTTTTTGCTCTTCAGTTAAGTTCAATATTTGTTCTTTAACCCAACGTTTATCTTGTTGGTTACTTTTTAAAGCTAAATAAAAAGGATATCGAACTAATTTATATTTCATAAACCCTTTAGTAAAATCAATATAAAAATTTGGGTTTTCAAAATTAATAATTCCATAATTATAAATTAAATCGAATTGTAAAACAGGATCTTTAACACGTATTGCTGTATGACCAAACTTTTCATATAAAGCTTCTCCAGGGCCTGAAGTTATAATACTTATTTTAGAGAAAGTAGATAGATTAACTGTTTTTGAGACCTGAGATTCAGCTATATTAATACAGAAAAGAATAAAGAAAATAGCAATGTTTTTTTTTAGCATAATTTAAATCTAATAAGAGATAATTAATTATTACAAATATCTTAATTAAGATTATAATAATTGTTTTTTTAAGAACATATTCCAATATTTTCTTGAATGAATTTAGTAATTTTTTTTTCAACCCATTTATTCTCATCATTATTAAAAGAAGATGTAAAACCTACATGACCACCATAATTAGGTGTTAATAAATAGAAATTAGCTGAGTTTTCAGCCTCTTTAAAAGGATAACACTCTTTAGATAAAAAAGTGTCATCAAGTGAGTTAATTAGTAATGTAGGTACTTCTATCTTAGAAATGTAAGGTTTAGAGCTAGCTTTTAACCAATAATCTTCTGAATTTTTAAACCCAAATACAGGAACTGTGTATTGTTTCTCTAGGTGACGAAATTTTGTAGCATT
This genomic stretch from Tenacibaculum sp. Bg11-29 harbors:
- a CDS encoding DUF4105 domain-containing protein → MLKKNIAIFFILFCINIAESQVSKTVNLSTFSKISIITSGPGEALYEKFGHTAIRVKDPVLQFDLIYNYGIINFENPNFYIDFTKGFMKYKLVRYPFYLALKSNQQDKRWVKEQILNLTEEQKNEIFQFLEINADPKNASYFYDPYFNNCATKPRDIIKKVLGENLVFNDNFVSENLSLRALMNKEIHPNTWGSLGINIALGSRLDKTATANEYLYLPDYVYEALNLSKVKKERKEENLVLKTNILLDFDEKKSQSDTVSPFLVILLLSLIGLFITYKDYRNNKRSKWLDFTLFFFTGIIGILIVYMWFFTNHSTAPNNFNILWAFAPNFIIAFLLLNKRPPNWIAKYCLILLIFLLITSFIWIIKIQILSFTLIPLLLLLGFRYWFLQKTLNR